In Salvelinus sp. IW2-2015 unplaced genomic scaffold, ASM291031v2 Un_scaffold1623, whole genome shotgun sequence, the DNA window CTGATTTCAACGTGTGTGTGCCTACACCTATACAAATAATGTATGTCAATCTGTCTTTCTCAGGGGCCTTCCAGATGAGTGTTCAGCCTCTGGCCATCTATCCAGAAAATGTCAGATGGGATGAGGATGAAGGAGAATAGCTTCACTGATAAGATGGCTCCTGGCTATGTGTCTGGACTGGAGCCAGCTACCGCCATGGTAATAACAGCAGGTCCTCATCCATCTGCATcgtgtaggcctacagtgctaTCACATACAATATCACATCCTGGGGGAAAAGTGGGTTTATTTTTCCAGACTCACCCATTGTATATTATATGAagcgtatatatttttttactcaaatGTATTATAAgtattaaatgttttgtttttaaagtgATGATAAATGAACACTTGGGCGCCTCGTTAGGACTAACTTCGAAATACCACCTTAAATTTCTCCTGTAGAGCTTGATTCTATCTCCAGTGGGTCACCTTAAAAGCGCACAACAACGCAAGCGTACAGCGAGGTTTCAATTTTTTTCTCTAAAGCCGGACTCGGGCCGCGGATCGCAACAAGGTTGACGCACCGAGGCAAAAACGAACGAACGACCCCAACCAGGAGAATGTCTGAACCCATGTACCGCGATTGGATTTTGGACACTATTGACTCACTGCGGTCGCGAAAAGCCAGACCAGACCTTGAAAGAATTTGTCGAATGGTCCGGAGACGACATGGATCAGCGCCAGAACAAACCAGCGAGGAACTCGAGAAACTGATCCAAGAGCAAACAGTCTTGAAAGTTAACTACAAGGGCTCGATTTCCTATCGAAATGCAGCCAAAGTAGTCAGAAGAAGCAGGAAAAAGGATGATCACACGACCAAAAGAACTGCcgtggaagaagctaaccactccGATTTGAGCAACGGGGACAGCGCRCTCGGTCCCATTGACCAGGATGAGACGGAGCATTTGGAGGTAACGCAAGGCAGCCTGTTTCAGTGACCCCGTGCCGTGACACACCGTCCATCTTCCCCAGAGAAGATAACAGACCCACGTCCTCACTATTATAATGAGTAGGCAGGCATATGGTGTAACTGGGGAAATGGTGTTGTAGAGCGGGATTCTCTATTCAGGGAGGGGTGGCGTGATGAATGCAAGTGCACCGAAACAAACTGCCGCAGACGGGGAGCGGCTGTAGCTACCTCGCGCGACCGAGGTGGAAAAATAGCCTACCAATAACAATGGAAGCTGCGCTTGCAATAATACAAAAAAGAGGTTGTGAGTTTGTCCGGGCTGTTTGCTCTACAGCTTTAATCGACAAAAAAACTTGCTCGATTGCCAGAATTGGCAACAACCACAGCCTAAAGCCGAAGGCTCTTTTCAAGCCCAAACTCAGCTTTTcagtgaaggggggccgaagctAAAGTCATACCTCGGATGTGCGTGACCGAATGGGGGACAGTGTGCTCGGGTTATTTCACTAAGGGGGTGACGGTCGATGTATTCATAAGTAACACGCCGCTAGATATGAAATCACGTTATTTAATGGGTTTCACGAGCGTCTGTCGCAGGAAAAAATGACCCAAAGTCAAAGTAGCCCCACTGAAGGTATTGCTGCTATAGAGGGAGCTTCGTGGTTAAAAATTGGTCACATCCGACTAGATTCGGGAGCGCTCTATCTGACTGAAGTGGGAAGTCTTTCGTGCGACTCCTCCAATGCGCACTTTTGTATTAAAATGGGAGAAAAGGGTGACGTTGTCCACGCTCTGTTCTTGTAGCGTATTCTTTATCCACAAGAAAAAGTAGCAGATTGCGTCAAGTATTATCCTTTGTGCCAATATATCTCATTAAAACTATCTTTGACAGATCCAAAGAGCATATTCTGCATATCCCAATAATGGATCTCATGATTAACCGTCAAAATATTTGTATGGTAGCTAGGCCTATTCTTCAATAAAATAACTTTAATGTCTGACTCAAGCGCCTCTGATGTGCGGGGCGGGCTCTGCTGAGTTGAGCGCTCGTACTCGCGCCTCCGCTAGTTGTAGCTTTAGACCGCACACAGGCTGAAGAAGATAATTTCTGCGTTTATATACAGTCATCGACGACAAAGCGAGTGCAATAAACCGTGTGCATATGTGAATAACACTTATAAACTTATATGTGGCCCATATTAAGCTATATTGGAATGAATAATTGTGGTTGGAATACCGAACACAATGTGGGCGAATAGCGCAGCTGTAGTTCCGAACAGAGTGAACATCCTGTGTGCTCAACGGGGACAAGGCCTCCAATGGCAATTATTGTCGACAGCGGTCATATGAAGACTGGTTATTGCGACATCTGTATGTGCGTGGTTTTATGTCATGTCTCCTATAATCAGGAGTCGACTCGCGCTAATGCACACTATGTGCGCTGAAACACATTTTCAACCCGCTGATTACAGTTTATGGCACGCTCGTGAGTTTCTCCTAGTTGTGTTCAAAATCGGCCAATGAATGTTTGTCTGACTGCTGCTCTAGCTCTAGCGAAAAGAAGAAAATGTGTAGGTATCATGGCTCAGTTTACATGATATTCAGTTTAAATGAAATTATTTGAATAATGTTTATTTAAGTAAAGAATGCCATTATACACTTCTATTCAATCATTAATTACAGTACAAAGGGGGGGCACTCTCTCCCCAATAGTTCCCTCCCCCTCCAGTAGCCTGCTGTCCCTTCCCCCTCCCTTGCCTGAGTAGGCTCTGTTGCTTCTTCTGCTGTACTTCTCACTACCAGCAGAGCTGTTGTTGTCCTAGTTGATCTAAACGGGTCAATACTTAAGGATGTAGACTAGCCTATAGCTATTGTGCTGTCAATCAGATTGACACTCCCACTGTATTGTTMATTTATGAAAAATGATCTGAATTAATATTCTCTGTGGGTATTGAGAATATCAATTGTCCTTCTGTTACTCTCAAGCATGTTATTAGTACATTAGGCACCTGACTAATGTCACTGATGTAGTAACCAACTGATCTTTCTTTTTCACATTATAAAGTGGTGTGGATCATTTTGGGGGAGTATGATTTAGAATGTTTTCACACACAMAAAAAAGCTCAACAGATGGGGAATCTTTTCAAATTCTTATGTTGCAATGGCTGTGTTCCAGAATGAGGTGCCAGTGTCAATGGAGACAGACAGCACcatggaagaggaggaagaacaggagggggctgatGAAGATGGCCATGagggctcctctccctctcctggggGTGAGGATGCTGTGCAGGGGGGTTCTGGTGCTGCCCACCCCTACTCTGCCCCCTGCTCCCCCAGCAGCTCTCGCCCTGGCCACAGCCCTGTGTCTGACCGCCCCTCTACCTGCAAGACCAGTAAGAGGTCCagccctctatccccctctagtCCCCTGGCCCTCAGGcagaatgactgtgtgtgtgactctgcctTCTGCCTTGCTGACCATGGACCCTCAGGGATGCAGAGAAACACAGGAACTGGTTAGTATGCTGTGTGTATAAGTGTAGCCGATGtggaatggctagctagttagctgtacaGCCCAGTGGTGACATCAcccgctctgagacctagaagtagcctagttgtttcccttgctctgcactGGCCATGGTGtctgtggagcaatgggtaacaGCTTTGTGAGTGCATTGTGGTGTTGGGAACAGAAGATTGCTGGTTCAAGCCCAGTGAGGGACAGACATAATCTATCATGTTACACATGTTTTGGAGAAAACACTAACATATAATTGTGCTTGCYGTAGTATCTTAATGGTGGGTAGAGACCATGTTTTAGGAGTAGGTTTGCATTGTATTGACTAGCAATGAGTTACAGTATAGTGAGTGAGTAAGCATCCAATGCCAGGAGACAGTTTCAAgctgatgtgtgtgtttatgcccaTGTATGACTGGgcatctctcgctctcgctctctctctcccccctctcccccgctcctctctttctttctttctttctctctccccctctttctctttctctcctctttctctcgccccctatttctctcccctcccccccttctctttctctccttcagggGCTTTAAAGACGATAGTACAGCCACCGGGGACCTGTCCATGGGTTCAGAAGAGCTTGgtgaagagagaggatggggtgaggatggaggagagaggcctCACTTCAGACCAACTGGTTCCTGACTGTGTGGATGAGACCATGAAGGGTTCTGACAGACAGCCCAAGACGTTGGCTTTTCCCTCTGACGACTGTGGGTTTTCTCCTCTATTCTATGTCCGTCTCTCATATTAGTTTCTCAATTTTCTATTTGCATCGTGTTCCCAGTGAGGATGTTTAGGATATCAGAGACACTGTGTTTACCGGCCACTGTATCTATTACAGGTGTTAAATACAAGAAGGGGATGGACRTTGCCTCTTACGTGATGGCTCAAGACGATGTCAAGAACGATGTGAAAAACAGAGAAATGTGAGTCTCTTAATGTATTTGACACCAGCTTGTACCCAGGGGACACTCACTGCATCCTTGATAGAGCTTTGGTGCACTAAGTTCCTTATTACATGTTAGTTACACTGTTGTTAACCCTCCCACCCCAAAATACACCCCCCACCCAActacataattttttttcaatttaacctttgtttaactaggcaagtcagttaagaacaaattcttatttacaatgacggcctaggaacagtgggttaaatgccttgttcagggacagaacgacagattttgaccttgtcagctcggtgattcgatctagcaacctttcggttactggcccaaatgctcttaaccactaggctacctgccgccccatataccTATCCCTTATCCCTCAACCACCACGCCTTAAGTCtaccttttcctcctctcctccgccgTTAACTCACTTCAATGTAGACATCATACAGACATAATCAATGTGCATCCATATCTCCAAGGGACACAAACAGCCTCAAATAGCACCGTCAAACGAAACAGCGTCAACAAAAGGACACATTTCTTATATTTTGTCTGCAGTGTCTCACGCCATCTCCCCCATCCTCTACCCCACAGCTCTGTGAAGAAGGAGACGCTGAGGCAGAACTTATTGCTGTGGAGCGTGGCGGACGTGGCCACCTACATCTCTGCTGCAGGCTTTCCAGAGCAGGCTGTAGCTTTCAGAACACAGGTCAGTGCAGTCCCTCAAACTGCCAcatggggggtatctgtacactCAGAAAACCGCTCAGGCAGAGTCCCTGTCCAGAGACRGCCTCTACCTAGCCAGAGACAGCCCCCAGGCAYTCCTGGAGATGTGAAAGTGTTGGGTATATTATAATCAATATGGTGAACAGTCCATGTAGCCTATCAGTAGGCAAGGTGAAGATTTGACCTTATTACATTACAGTGCCACCTATCCAATTCTTCTGTTTGACGTGAAGTTCCTATGGGCTAGTGCAGTGACACTTTAATGGCAGCCTGCGGGATTTCCACACAGACCCGCGGCCCCCGACCTCCTGTTGATTTCTAAAAGTGTCCATcttgtaaaatgtatttgagtATCCTTGGGCTGGTGGTTGTTTCTTGACCTGGGTAAATGGCTTGTGCAAATAATAAGTTAAATGATATGAAAGCATACATGAAATATATACATGACATGTGCATTACTTTCATTAAAATATATGAAAGTGCTCATCCATAAACCAAAGCAACAGATCCTGTACCCCCTAGACTAGGAGGCATTTGCTTTCATGTAACTAGTTCACACCCCAATCCACATTTAGATGTTAGTTCAATCACTCCATCTGTTCTCCGCCCGCAACAGGAAATTGATGGAAAGTCCTTGCTCCTGATGCAGCGCAGTGACGTGTTAACTGGCCTGTCCATCAGACTTGGGCCCGCCCTAAAGATCTACGAGCGCCACGTGAAGATGCTGCAGAGGACCCACTTCCTGGATGAGGAGGATGATCTCTGACCACGGTTGGGGGGAACAGAACAACACACTCCTCTGAGGAGCAGATGTagtcatacagtatacacacatacTGTGTTCACTGGATCTCTAGAACCTTCTGTAACCRTTCAAGGAGGTKTGGGGAAAAGGACACTGTGGTCGTGACTTGGGCCTTGACAGTGATTATCAACATGTGTACGTGGGCTTCCATTCCACCTCTGTGTGGTACTGCTGTCACCTGACCCATTCTGGTGGTATTGCTTTTATAGGATCCCTCTCTAAACTCATACAGGAATGTTAGGATCCTGCCTAAGGACGCTATAGAAGCCAAGTGGAGGTCTGCCTGTTCTGTAAGGGGAGGTCTGCCTGTTCTGTAAGGGGAGGTCTGCCTGTTCTGTAAGGGGAGGGCTGCTGTTCTGTAAGGGCGGGTAGGAGTGGCAGCCAGTGAGAAAGACTTTCTCTGGATTCCTCACTCTAACCTTGGCTACCCTGGAGCCTACTTTAAAAACTGGTTTCTGTGCTCCCTGATCAgttcacaaaaaaataacatgtaaCTTGGAATATCTGTTCCAGCAAATATGGTTCTTGATTTCTTCTTGTTTACTcagacagtattttttttaaagacgtcATATGTACCCTCGCATTTATCTAGAAACTCaactttgtttttcttttatgATGACAATGTGAACTGATTTAATTTGAGAATGTACAATATGAATTTGTTGATTCATCAAGGTCAGTGATGTTGTCAATCTCTCATTATACCAGCAAAGAAATGAGAGCTTAGTCTCCAGGTGTTCTCATGGCTTCACCAGTACTGACCTAGGTTTTATTCCTGTTGTTATCTGTTTCACTAAACATTTTGAATATGCAATATGTAGTACCTGCTAAACTAAGGCAACATAATATGTCATTTGTATGGTTGCCTCTGATTCCTCTTCCCTTCATTTATGTTCACGTCATTTCTAAACATTTTAGATTAATCTAATTTAATCTACTGTGGATGAACTAGATTTCATCTACAAAATGAAAACCGTATGAAGCAATTCTAGTTGAAATGGGCTGGCAGACCAGATGTGACCAATGTTTCTGCCTGCTTCAGCTTGAGGAGAGAAACAAATGAattctgttctttttttaaaggGAAAATTAACCAACCCAAAAATTAACTTCATAACTTTAGGAAGTGTCATTGTAGCACTAATACGTTTTCTTTGTTTACAAACCTCAACAAGCAACTACAATTCACATGACATGTTAGACATCTTGATCAAATTCAACATTGTTGTTATCTGAGAGGATTACAATGAGGTGTCTTAATTTTGCCTTGTGGCTTCTGCTTTTGAAACAACGTCACATTCCATATTTCCATCTGTTACGTGTTTGATGTCACACTGTTAATTGCTATGTTGGCCCTGTTTCCAGTGGGGRAAATAAAGTTATTGTCTTTTCCACTCTCTTGTAGTGTGATATTTATTATCTCTTTGTATATAATAAGCGGTAAGACGAATATGTCAATGGGTTAGTGTTAATGGCTGAAACCCAACCATCACACAGTGTGAATGCTGTTAGATWAAATTKACTTGAAACAATGACACGTTCAATCTTGACTCAAACGACAAGCTATAACATGCAACAAATAATACAAAACCAAACAGWACAGTTTAGTCGACAGTTAAGTCACCACTTTAGTAAAACACGTGTATTTTTTTCCATTMATTTGTGCCTCCACacattgacatgtacagtagATACCGGTAGTACACATTACATCAGATTAAGACTCATCTGCATTTAAGTCATCAAAAGGGGTTTTCAACTCCCCAAAACCAGTCACAGTGTAGTTGAACTATTCCAACGACTCCTTCCAACCTACCCAGTCAGAAGCAMCAGCTGTATACTGCAGTGGGGCTGAAAGGGGTGAAGTTATGTGTGGGACCAGCCCCTCTCTGACTAAAGGATGAAGGGCAGTATAGGGGAGCGCAGGGTGGGGTAGTCACGGAACTCCTTGCGGTAGTTTCGGTGYTTTCCCCTGGCCCACACCGTCATCAGGACAAAGCCCACGATRGTGAAGAAAGCCACYGGCAAGCACTGGGTCATCACTGTGAAGCCCATCCACGACCCCAGCTGCAGAGGACCAGAYACACTGTTACACACTCCTACATATTATACATGTAGTACCACRggaggctggtgagaggaggacggattacaataatggctggaatggactaaattgaatggtatcaaacacaaggAAACCATGTGTTGATCTGTTTGATacgttccatttattccgttccagccattactatgagcatgtcctccccaattaaggtggcacCAGCCACCTGTGTGCAGTACACACCAACTCATCACTGTAGTACTGTTACATCTCTTGATACGTATTGGCCAGAAGGTGGCAGCATCACTATATCTCCAAACCCCAGGAGGGGAAGTGAAACACTGAATTTCAAAGGGTTTCCAGTCTAAAACGtgcaaatacaaatatttcaatcAACTCACCATTCTTTACTAGAAAGCCTCACCTCGTATGTATAGTTGGGACAAGACACCAACGCGAAGATCCAGGTGAATGGATTCTTAGTTGGGTGTGGGATCTTCTTGACCTTCGAACCTGGGATAATATGAGAAAGAATGGAGAAAAAGAGGGTAACATGGGGGCTCCTGTAAAGCAGTGCTCGTCAATtaatcagtcaatcaaatgtatttattaaagctCTTTTCACAtcatcagttgtcacaaagtaTACAAatacctagcctaaaaccccaaagagcaagcaatgcagaagcacagtggctaggaaaaactccctagaaWGGAAGGAACCTAGGAACSTTGTGTGCTAACTTTCAAAGTACATATCTGATAATGGACTGCACTGCATGAATAAGATAAGCAAGAGCCTATAGGAGCTCACCTGGACATTTGAGGTTGCGTAGAGTGATGTTGATGGAGAAGTTGCCGACCTGACAGAACTTGTGAGGATGAGGAAAACGTAATAACATGACAAAGGGCTCAATATGCCACAACTCTAaccaaaaacaaaagaaaacctGGTGACATTTCCTGGTGaaactttacattaagttgctcttATACTTACCTAATAACAATGTGATAACTCTAGTAACGCCATTAAGATATTATTGTTACTCTGCTGGGAATTGCGATCTAAATTGCACTGATGTTAATGACGTTATTATTGTGTAACCTCGTCCCCAGACTGAACGTGTCAGGTGGTGAGACTATTATTTGTGCCTAATGGGCCTACTGTGTAGCCTCAACTCCACTACAAAGAAACAACTCAATTATTATATTACAACATTAGGTATTAAACGAAATATATTCTTCATTACACTAACTAAAGCATACTTACTAAGAATATAATGAGTGCTGTCTTCACTTGCTGTTGCCCATAGTCTGTAAACACACAAGTAGGTGTGATGTATCATGGGAAAGGACATTGAAAGTCATTAGGGATTATGGAAAGATCCATCTGCATTCTGTAACATCCTGGCAACCAGCAGACAGAGTAGAGATGACCATCTGTATTTTGTAACATCCTGGCAACCAGCAGACAGATTAGAGATGACCATCTGTATTCTGTAACATCCTGGCAACCAGCAGACAGAGTAGAGATGACCATCTGCATTCTGTAACATTCTGGCAACCAGCAGACATAGTAGAGATGACTATCTGTATTCTGTAACATCCTGGCAACCAGCAGACAGAGTAGAGATGAGTGTGCATTAGATGGGTTAGATGTGAGTGACATCACCTCAGGGTAGACAGGACTTACAGGGCGGTGTATAGAGGGGGTGGTTGATGTAGTAGGCCATCCATGCTGCGAAACACCAGTAATAACTGCAGTTCTGGAAAAGAAGCAAGACCAGTTTTTGTACAAGTCATCAGAATAATAACACATTAATTAGAAAATCTGTTTACCCCTGAGAATAAGTTTAAAAACKATGTCACATGAAAGTAAACCATTAAATAAAAGGGAAWAAAATACTGCTATTATMAGATATCATTGGATCAAACTGGATCACAGATCCTCTTTAGAATCAGATTGGAGATTCCCTTATTCAATCTYCTCACCTTGAAGATGTTTCTCAGTGGCATGGTACCATGGGAGATTCGGTGGATGAACAGCGTCTCAAGGATTCTCTTCACATAGTGGAAGGAGTGACACATGCAGGCCAAACTGCAGCRGGAGGGGAAAAGTGATCATAGTATAGATTACGTCTTATTATCATCACATATTTRGCTTTGATTACTACATCATTCACTCACTGGTCTCTATGACAGTCCGAGATGGCTGTCATGCTTCTCTGATGCAGCACACACATTATCTTCACTGTCAACACCATCACCGGTCAACCAGACCTAATTATGTCACTGTAATCATCACTTGGAGAGTGTGAGGTACAGTGACAGAGATAGAATAGATCCTTGAAAATGCAGTAATTTGACACTCACTGTACAACCCAGTGCTTGCTGCTGCTAAAGTCATACTTTGGGGCATAGATGAAAGGCAGGCGGAAGTAGAACATCAAGTAGATGAGCAGTGGTCCGTAACACTCTGATAGGAAGACCTGAGAAGGGGGGAAGACATAAAGGTGAGACATGTAGGTRCTGATTGGATCGGTAGGTTGTACYAGCTTCATATTGCRTTCTGATTGACTGGATGGAAGTTTTATTATATTGCTTTTACCTATCCGATCATTTMARATCTACCGGAGTGCCAAGGGAGGAGGGMAAGTAGATGATTTGTAATTGAGCATTAGAGAAAACAAGTGAGCATGTAACACAAGCATTCCCCTAGAGATATGGCAGCTTAGCTGACAGTCAGTTTGTGATGAAACAGATCTCTGAATCAACACCTCTGGCATGGGTCCAGGCCCAGCACGAGTGACTGATCGCTACTGTTGATCTCAGGCTGCAAGGAGTACACTGGACCCCGCTACCCCCCAACACTGGCATCACCCTATTCCACTGGGGGTTCAGAGACAGGTGGATGAGGGGTGAGAGGATTGAGGATATGGAGCGTGGTTAMAGCATGTGGTTGGTTGTGGAGAATGGTTGAGGAGGCTGTGGCAATGGAGGGTGAAAAGGAGGTCAGGTGGATAAACACCTGTGGGGGAAATAGGGCCATGAGATTATGTGTCCTAGGACAGAGGATACAGGAGCTAGGAGGTGATAGAAAACCGAACCAGAGGACAGTGAATCTATCTGTCAGTGTGGGTGTATATTTATATGCAAGGCTATAGTTGATTAATTGAGGGAGTGTGGCTGTGTATATTTAAATGCAGTATAGACATGTCAAGATATgcagtataatgtgtgtgtgtggtgtgtgcgcgcgtttgtgtgtgattgtgcgcATGagtgcattcgtgtgtgtgtgcacttgtgggtgattgagtgtgtgtgtttgtgggcatgcatatgtgcgtgcgtgcattaacacgtgtgtgtgtgtgtgtKTGTTTGCATGTGCTTACAGTGCCCCAGGCGATCTGGGCACCCAGGTCAGAGAAGTAGAAGCTGGCCGTGGTTCCAACAGGAAGTGTCTGCAAGACGTCCTCATCCTTCAGACACTTACCCTCTGTGGAGCAAGACAGAGCACAATGCTGTAGTCAGCCATGACATTGTGGACCATTTCACAGAAGATAAGACCTTTATACGGTTTTGGTATAGCAATTTCTAGCACTCATTTGAGTCTGTGTAGGTAGTTGAGGCATYATGCATGGGAGGTGTGGGGCTTACTAGGATCCAGGCGTAAGGACTGTCTGGCTGGGTACCACTGGGGATCTGACAAGAAGACAGAAGTTMATTAAGCTTATAATAGCCtccatttcaaggcttccttcCAGTAGCCGAATGATTAACGAGACTTGGAAAGATGGCATTGCGAGACTAACCTCATAATTATCATGACATTATTGTATATGGATCATACatatctacactcttagaaaaaagcattccagaagggttcttcggctgtccccataggagaaaccttttgggtttcatccatgtagaaccctctgtggaaagggttctacatggaaccgaaacggttctacttggaaccaaaatagttctacctggaactaaccggggttcttcaaagggttctcctatgggtacgGCCGAAGAACCCTTKTAGGTTCTAGAAAGCACCTTTTGTTCTAAGAGTGCAGAGCAGGGATGGACAACTGTCCcccccttttgaaggccctcggaACAATTTtcctctctgccccatgacaaaatgagtagaattgcatgaaatgaattattcaattgcaaaatcttctctctgccacatggaaaaatgtgtataatacttgctttaaaactgcaacatttccaTTACGCCCCATGGCAAATTGTGTAGAATTGTACAAATAGATCTCTAAAACTGAAATATAttctctccgctgtcaagagCAACTACGGCCCCTCTTGATGAGTTCAGATTCTTTGTGGCACCCACCCCCCTCGAAGTTGCCCATCCCCGGTGTAGAGTAGATCATGttacaaaaatgttttacatttcatGTTGTTACATCACTGACTGAAAGttgatctggataagagcgtccgaTAAATGACTACATTTTAACTGGACTTTGTCATATACTCACTTGATTTGTGGAACAAAGCCTTAATATCCAAAATAGTAGAAGTTGGCTCAACCTGTTCAGAAAGACAATCAATCATAGGCCAACATACTGTTAGTGTTACTGCCATGGGTCTAATAAATGTATCCCAGATAGATTTATTGACTAAAGTTTGATATTTGTTTTCAAGTTGTGAAATTAGTACcataccacatactgtacatatgttaTAACACGAACATATGTATTCCCACTGCTAAGACAGCCAAGGCAAATTATAGAAGCCTACAGTTACAGAAAACTACATCTGTTTTCATAATAAATATCTTGAAGAAATTGTGAGACTATGATGCAGCATTTCAACTGTAATTAATTATCATTGCAACACAAATGTTCACATTCATAAAAGCCACTAAACACATGGTGCTTGCTGTTGGCTTCAAGACACCCACTGGCTTCAGGACACTGAGCTGACACATAACTCATAACTCGCCCAGAAGATTCCTATAAGATCAGGGGGAATTTTCACCTCCTAACTGCAACACAACCTCTGTAGAATCAGCCATAGCGTCTGTGAACTGTAAATTAGCCGKCTGTCCGGTCAAAGGGATGACTCTGTAACTTCTTGAGCTAAAGCWAACAAGTGTCYTCTGACTTCAGACAGTAYYATKGMTTTTACTAGRACTGTAATTAGACCTCAACTGATGATTTCAaacttttaaatgtaattttgctCAGTGTACAGTATCAAATACAATATTGAACGTGCACAGTGACTGATGAGACACAGTGACACAGCCAGCCACACACGCGCTCgcgcgcatgcacgcacacacacacacacacacacacacacacacacacacacacacacacacacacacacacacacactcactttgtcCAAGA includes these proteins:
- the LOC112071493 gene encoding sterile alpha motif domain-containing protein 1, producing the protein MSEPMYRDWILDTIDSLRSRKARPDLERICRMVRRRHGSAPEQTSEELEKLIQEQTVLKVNYKGSISYRNAAKVVRRSRKKDDHTTKRTAVEEANHSDLSNGDSALGPIDQDETEHLENEVPVSMETDSTMEEEEEQEGADEDGHEGSSPSPGGEDAVQGGSGAAHPYSAPCSPSSSRPGHSPVSDRPSTCKTSKRSSPLSPSSPLALRQNDCVCDSAFCLADHGPSGMQRNTGTGALKTIVQPPGTCPWVQKSLVKREDGVRMEERGLTSDQLVPDCVDETMKGSDRQPKTLAFPSDDCVKYKKGMDXASYVMAQDDVKNDVKNREISVKKETLRQNLLLWSVADVATYISAAGFPEQAVAFRTQEIDGKSLLLMQRSDVLTGLSIRLGPALKIYERHVKMLQRTHFLDEEDDL
- the LOC112071494 gene encoding very-long-chain enoyl-CoA reductase isoform X1, encoding MDTLALEAKATGQEKKSSAPRPRPKPPKKAKRIVYFEVEIVDAKTKEKLLLLDKVEPTSTILDIKALFHKSNPQWYPARQSLRLDPKGKCLKDEDVLQTLPVGTTASFYFSDLGAQIAWGTVFLSECYGPLLIYLMFYFRLPFIYAPKYDFSSSKHWVVHLACMCHSFHYVKRILETLFIHRISHGTMPLRNIFKNCSYYWCFAAWMAYYINHPLYTPPYYGQQQVKTALIIFLFCQVGNFSINITLRNLKCPGSKVKKIPHPTKNPFTWIFALVSCPNYTYELGSWMGFTVMTQCLPVAFFTIVGFVLMTVWARGKHRNYRKEFRDYPTLRSPILPFIL
- the LOC112071494 gene encoding very-long-chain enoyl-CoA reductase isoform X2 gives rise to the protein MDTLALEAKATGQEKKSSAPRPRPKPPKKAKRIVYFEVEIVDAKTKEKLLLLDKVEPTSTILDIKALFHKSNPQWYPARQSLRLDPKGKCLKDEDVLQTLPVGTTASFYFSDLGAQIAWGTVFLSECYGPLLIYLMFYFRLPFIYAPNLACMCHSFHYVKRILETLFIHRISHGTMPLRNIFKNCSYYWCFAAWMAYYINHPLYTPPYYGQQQVKTALIIFLFCQVGNFSINITLRNLKCPGSKVKKIPHPTKNPFTWIFALVSCPNYTYELGSWMGFTVMTQCLPVAFFTIVGFVLMTVWARGKHRNYRKEFRDYPTLRSPILPFIL
- the LOC112071494 gene encoding very-long-chain enoyl-CoA reductase isoform X3 encodes the protein MDTLALEAKATGQEKKSSAPRPRPKPPKKAKRIVYFEVEIVDAKTKEKLLLLDKVEPTSTILDIKALFHKSNPQWYPARQSLRLDPKGKCLKDEDVLQTLPVGTTASFYFSDLGAQIAWGTVFLSECYGPLLIYLMFYFRLPFIYAPKYDFSSSKHWVVHLACMCHSFHYVKRILETLFIHRISHGTMPLRNIFKNCSYYWCFAAWMAYYINHPLYTPPYYGQQQVKTALIIFLFCQVGNFSINITLRNLKCPGSKVKKIPHPTKNPFTWIFALVSCPNYTYEVRLSSKECWGRGWASQ